The stretch of DNA AGTGAAGAATCGATTTACATTTGATCATGTCGGTTTTGTGATTTTAGCAGCATTCTATGTAGGTCTTGGATTTTATTATTTATTGGAAACTCGAAATGGAGATAATGCATTAAATAATATTTTATTTGCTTTCTTCATTGTTTGGGCAACAGATACAGGAGCTTACCTGTTTGGCAGAAAATGGGGAAAACGGAAGCTCTGGCCAACCATTAGTCCTAAAAAAACAATTGAAGGGGCATTAGGTGGAATACTAATAGCTTGTATCGTAGCTACTGTATTTCATTTGATTTCACCATTTGATCACACATGGTTAATTGTAATTATTGTTACCATTCTGGCATCGATTTTTGGCCAAATTGGTGATTTGGTTGAGTCTGCATTTAAACGTAATTATGATGTAAAGGATTCAGGGAAAATCCTACCTGGTCATGGTGGCATTTTAGACCGGTTTGATAGTATGTTATTTGTATTTCCGTTATTACATTTTATACATTTTTTCTAAATTAATTTAGACGATTTCCGTCGAAAAGGTTAATCTTAACCTATTGGTGAATATAATTAACGGAGAGCTTGTATACTTAATTCAAATGCCTGCTCCACTAAAAGGAAGGTGTTATTATGACAACGGTTGTTGCATTTATACTTATGTTTGGAGTCTTAGTCTCCATTCATGAATGGGGACATTTAATTTTTGCAAAACGAGCAGGTATGCTCGTACGAGAATTTGCGATCGGTTTTGGCCCCAAAATTTTTTCCTTCACCAAGAACGAAACTCTGTATACGATTCGTTTAATACCTGCTGGTGGATACGTTCGTGTAGCTGGTGAAGATCCTGAAATTATCGAATTAAAACCTGGACATCATATCGGTCTTGAATTCAATCAAGCTGGTGAAGTTTCTAAAATCATTGTAAATAACAAATCAAAGCATCCTTATGCTAGAGTGATTGAAGTAGAGAATGTAGACCTTGATCATAAATTAATTATTGAAGGTTACGAATTAGATGATGATGAAAATCGATTATCTTTCAATGTTAATGAAAAAGCGATGTTTGTTATGGACGAGCGAGAAACACAAATTGCTCCATATAATCGACAA from Oceanobacillus iheyensis HTE831 encodes:
- a CDS encoding phosphatidate cytidylyltransferase — translated: MKQRTITALLALLIFVPFILIGGLPFMVLIYLLATIGLLELLRMRHIGNYLFPYILSVCLVWLILLPTYYGAVFNWFSRYELIALLILIFLAYTVLVKNRFTFDHVGFVILAAFYVGLGFYYLLETRNGDNALNNILFAFFIVWATDTGAYLFGRKWGKRKLWPTISPKKTIEGALGGILIACIVATVFHLISPFDHTWLIVIIVTILASIFGQIGDLVESAFKRNYDVKDSGKILPGHGGILDRFDSMLFVFPLLHFIHFF